The DNA segment TGTAGCATCGGGAGCGTTTTTCTTTACAGACTCTATACCGTTATCGCGAGAGGCTACACTTTCATACATTTCGCTTGTGCCAATAATTTGACCGTTAGTAGCTTTTAGGTTAAAGTAAGGTTTACCGTTTGAAGATTCTTTTCGGTCGAATTTAGAATCATCTTGCGAATTACGTCTTACAGATTCAATTCCGTTCTCACAACTCGATTTTGCTTTATAG comes from the Flavobacterium arcticum genome and includes:
- a CDS encoding YegP family protein, with product MGKFVITKRKNNEFQFNLKAGNGQTILASEGYKAKSSCENGIESVRRNSQDDSKFDRKESSNGKPYFNLKATNGQIIGTSEMYESVASRDNGIESVKKNAPDATVDDQTV